The DNA region TATTCCGTCACCATCTGTATCATCATCATTTAAATCACCATTTTGATTTATATCTTCTAAAATTGCAGGAATACCATCGTTATCATCTTCAGTTAAAGTAATATAAAAAGTAAAATTTCCAGCAGAAGTATAATCTTCTGTAATTTGAATATTATCTGGCGGAACATCATTACAAAATAAATTATCTACCGAAGAGGCATAACTTCTATATTTAAAAGAATAACTACTATTAACATCATTTTGATCAAATTGATCGTTTACCAAAACAAGTAAATTCTCATTATCTGCATCTGCTTCAGTCTCTAACATTTGCGCAATTGTAAAATTTGTATTGCTTATTTGTAAAGACAAACTTTGATTAGGATCGGTTTTAGTTTTATAAATAACTAAGTCTCCGCAAGCATAAAACGTATCGTCAAATTCAAGTTCAGTAGTAATAATATCACCATCATCACAAGAAAAAAAGTTGAATATCAATATAGAAAAAGCAAATAGTTTGCGCATAGTATTTAAATTTTAAAAGCAAAAATAAAAGAATTAGCAATGTAATAACGATGCAATTAACAATTAATTTTATTTAAAGTATTTTTGCATTTCTTTTTGCATAAAAACTTGTATATGAAAACTGTTTATTTTGATAATGCTGCTACAACCAAAGTGTTGCCTCAAGTCGTAGATGAAATGGCTAAAGTCTTAAATGAAACTTTTGGAAATCCATCTTCCACACATAGTTATGGTCGTAATGCTAAAGCTATTATAGAACAGGCAAGAAAATCAATAGCCAAACAATTAAATGTGTCTTCTTCCGAAATTATTTTTACTTCTGGCGGTACAGAAGCAGATAATCTAGTTTTACAAAGTGCAGTTAGAGATCTTGGTGTAAGGACCATTATTACTACAAAAATTGAGCATCACGCAGTTTTAAATACAGTAAATTATTTGCAGAAAACATTTGAAGTAAAAGTAATTTATTTGAATTTAGATGAAAATGGGCAAATTAATTATACACAGTTAAGCCAATTATTAGAAAGTAAAAGTAATGTTTTAGTAAGCTTAATGCATATTAATAATGAGATTGGTACTATTTTAGACTTAAAAAAAGTTGCAGATTTATGCCAAGCCAATTATGCTTTATTCCATAGTGATACCGTACAATCTATTGGACATTATAACTTAGATTTACAAGACATAAAAGTAGATTTTATTGCAGCTAGTGCGCATAAATTTCATGGACCAAAAGGTGTAGGATTTGCTTTTGTAAGAAAAAATTCTGGACTAAAATCTATAATTTTTGGTGGCGAACAAGAACGTGGTTATCGTGCCGGTACAGAAGCTATACATAACATTGTTGCTTTAAATAAAGCATTTACTTTAGCTTACAGTAATTTAGAACACGATAGTGACTACATAACACAACTAAAAACATATTTTAAAGAGCAATTACTTATAAATTTTCCTGATGTTGAATTTAATGGTGAAAGCGGAAACTTAGGATCAAGCACTTACACTATTTTAAATGTAAGGTTACCATTTCCTCCAGAAAAAACATCAATGATTCAGTTTCAGTTAGATTTAAAAGGCATCGCTTGTTCTAGAGGTAGTGCTTGCCAAAGTGGAAGCACAAAAAAAAGTCATGTATTATCAGAACTTTTAACTAATGAAGAATTAGAAAAACCTTCTTTACGATTTTCTTTAAGTAAATTTAATACAAAAGCAGAAGTTGATTACGTCATAGAAACTTTAAAATCTATCTAAAATCGCATTGTTGTTCTAATATTAAAAACTCTTGGTGTTAAGTAGTTTGGTATTGCGTATTGTCTTTTACTATACACATCTCTTACCCAGGTATTTGTAATAGAGTTTTGTACATTAAACACGTTAAAAATTTCAAATCCTAGAGATAAATCTTTAAAATGTTTTTTCCAACCAGAATTAAATTGCTTGTTTTTATCTACCAAAACAAACTGTAAACCAACATCTGCACGTTTATAATCTGGTAATCTGTTTTGATACACATAAGGATCTGCATAACTTGGTGATCCACCAGGTAAACCAGTATTGTAAACCAAGTTTAAATACATTTTCATGCTTGGAATGTTTGGCACATAATCCTGAAATAATGCTGCAAATTTTAAACGTTGATCTGTAGGACGCGCAATATAACCACGGTTATTTATGTTTTCTTCGGTTTTTAAATATCCAAAACTAAACCAACTTTCTGTACCAGGAACAAACTCGCCATTAAGTCTTAAATCTAAACCGTAGGCAAACGCTTCGGCATTATTATTTGCTCTGTATCTAATTCTTACGTTTTCTAAAGTATAAGGATTTACATCTGTAAGTTTTTTATAATATGCTTCACTTGTAAGTTTAAACGGTCTATCCCATAAACTAAAACTGTAGTCGTTACCAATAACTAAATGAAAAGATTTTTGCGCTTTAACATTAGCTTGAACATTACCATTTCTATCTCTTAATTCTCTGTAAAAAGGAGGCTGATAATATAATCCACCACTAATCCTAAACAGCATATCTTTATCCCAATTAGGCTTTATTGCAAATTGAGCTCTTGGTGAAAACACGCTTTGACTAACACTTGTAGAAGTTGCTTGGTCATTAACTGTCCAACTATGACTTCTTACACCTGCATTGTACCAAACATCGTGTTCTCCAAGCGTACTTCTCTTGCTCCATTGTACGTAAGCTTGTAATCTATTTATTGTTGTATTGTTTCTAGCTCTTACATTTTGGTAAGCTTCTAATGGTCCTTCATAAGGATGATAAGGTTGCTCGTTAAAAGCGTCTGAACTTGGCGGATTTATAGAAAATCCTGCCGAATCTATAACTTCCCATTCTACTAAACGGTCTCTAATATCTTCGTTGGTGTATTTAACAGAAAACCGAACTTCATGTTCGTTTTTAGTATACAATCCTTTTGCTTCAATAGTAGAAATTAATGCGTCTAAATCGTTACGACCATGGTTTAATTGGCTTCCAATTCCTTCAGCAAATTCAACTTCTCCAAAATTTTCGTCACCAATATTACCATTTACTTCACCTAAAGCATACTGTGCTAAGATGTCAAAATATTCTTCTTCTGTGGTATGATATGTAGAGGTTACTAAAGCTAAATCTAGATCTTGATTTACTTTATAAGCTGCACTTAAAGCTCCAAAAAGGGTTATGTAGTTGTCTTTTTCTTGTCCTTGATATTGAACAATTAATGCAAGAGGATTATCTAAAGTACCAAAATTGGTTTGTCTTGTTAAAGGTATGTAGTCGTACTTGTTTAAAGAAGCATTTCCCAAAAAGCTTAATTCTAATTTATCCGATACTCGATAGGAAAAGTAACTTTGTAAATCAGCAAAGGTTGGATTAAAATTAGTTTCGGTTTCTTTAGCATCTACTAACAGGCTATTATCACGATATCTAAGCCCGATAATTCCAGAAAATTTATTGTCTGTACTAGCGGTTTCTACAGCAAGACTTCCACCAAGTAAACTAAGATTTGCCGAAACACCAAAATCGGTAGGTTTTTTATAAGTGATATCTAACACAGATGATAATTTATCACCATATTTTGCTTGAAATCCACCAGCTGAAAATTCGATATTACTAACAAGATCAGAATTTACAAAGCTTAAACCTTCTTGTTGTCCAGATCTAATTAAAAATGGACGATACACTTCTATACCGTTAACGTAAACAAGGTTTTCGTCATAATTTCCGCCTCTTACAGAGTATTGTGTACTTAATTCGTTATTACTACTTACGCCTGGTAAGGTTTTTAAAAGGTTTTCTACACCAGCTTGAGCACCAGGAATTTTTAATAATACTTTAGGCTCTATAGTTACAATACCTTCAACATCTTTTCTTTTTTTACTGTTAATAACTACTGTTGAAATTTGTACAGCATCTACCTTCATTACTGGATTAAACTCTAAGATTTCTCCTTTTTTTAAATTAAAAGTAGCTTCTATGTTTTTATGCGAAACGTGAGAAAATATAATAGTTACATCTGTATTCGCTGGTATTTTTAAACTGAAAAATCCGTTAGAATTAGTTTGTGTTCCAAAGTTTTCGCCTTTAATATTTACAGCATCAATTGGCTGATTGTATTGGTCTAAAATCACACCATTAATGGTAGCGTTTTGAGCTAATAATAGTATTGGAGCTAAGATTAGAAGTAGGCAAGAGGTTAGTTTTAGTTTTTTCAAAAGTATAAATTTATTTACGATGGAAAGTTGCTTCAAAAATAGTACTATTTCCAACATTATCTGTAACAATAACTTTTAAATTGTTATTTGTTTCTTTAACGATATTATCTTTAAAATCGTGTACAAGCATTTTTGTTTTATAGTCATATTCCATTAAAATCCATTTGCCATTTACAGTTGCTCTGTAATTAGAAATGCCAGTTTCTTTATCGTCTATTTTTAATTTTAAAAATCGGTATTTGCTCATCCATTTACCATCGTTAAAATTTACAGGAATTATGGTTGGAGCTACTGTATCTCTAGCCAAACAATACGTACCAAGGTTTTTTGTAGTTGTGTAAAGTGTGTTTTCTTTTCGTTTTGTTGTAGAATAGCTAGGAAAATTGTTCCAACCAACTAATCTAGCAATGTAAAGCTGTTTTAAATCGTCTTCTGTATAGTTTGATACATCATAATTAATGGTGAAGTATTTATTGGCAGCTTTATTGTTTTCGTGAACTTTTACAGTGTCTGATGTAACTTCAAAATCTAAATAAAAGTTATCGTAAAAGGTATGTTTTGGGAAGTTAACACTAATTTTATTTTTCTCGAAACTTAATGCTTCATCTCTATTAATATAGTAAGGTGAAGTAAATTTTTCCTGTTTTTCTATGTGTTCAATGCTATCACCATTAATATTTAATTCGATAAGAGTAGAGTTGCCTTCAAAGTCTTCAATATTAATTTTATAGACATTAGAAATGGTATCGTTAATAATTAAATAACCATCGTCTACAAGGTTATCATACATGCTTAGAGGATTATTGGTGTCTAAAAATAACTTTTGAAGTCGTTCTTTGTCTTCAGAATAATGTGCGTAATCTATTAATCTGTTTAAATGTTTAGTTTCAGCAAACGAAAATCTTTTAAAGTTGATGTTAAAATTTTGCATTCCGTTAATAGTCGAACTAATATTATAAACACCATTTTTATTTGCTGCTAAATCTTGTCTATCTATCGTATTTACTGCAATTCCAATTTTACCAAAAGCATTTATATCTTCAACTTTATAATTTCCGTTTTGTAACGGAATTAATCTTAATTTTTGTTTTAGACTAGATTTATTAACATGAGAATTTTCACCAATTGGATAAGCATAAATACTTTTAACTATTGGTTTTTTTGTGTCTCTTACTTTTAATCCAAAAAGTAAAGGATTTATTGGTCGTTCTTGATTATCTCTAATTTCGAAGTGTAAATGTGGTCCACCAGAACTTCCTGTGTTTCCGGAATAGGCAATAACTTCACCTTTTGTAATAATAAGATTTTGATTGGTTGGGAAAACTTCAACTTCAAAACTTTCTTCAGCATATTGTTTTTGTTTGATAAATGCTTCAATTTTATCAGAAAAACGTTGTAAATGCGCGTAAACTGTAGTGTAACCGTTTGGATGTGTAATATATAACGCTTTACCGTATCCATAATGCGCAATTTTAATCCTGCTTACATAACCGCTAGCAGCAGCAAAAACTTTTAAACCTTCGCGTTGCTTGGTTTTTAGGTCTAATCCAGAATGAAAATGGTTACTTCTTAACTCACCAAAAGTACCAGCAAGAATTAATTCATCTTCTAAAGGTTGAATGAAATAATCTTGAGGATAAATATTTTGAGACTGACTAAAAACTGAAAATAAAAGTAGAATAAAACTAAAATATCGCATAAAAAACATCTTACTGCTAAAATAAAAATAAGTGATTAAATAGCAAATAAAAAACAAAAACCAAGCCATATACTTGATTATAAGTCACTTTTTTAGAAAATGAAATTTTATTAAAAAACAATTGTAAAATAGCAAGGTTTGATTAACTTTGTAAGATAAGTATAGGTATTAGCAGTATGAGTAAAATTGAGGAAATTGTTGAGCATCTAGAAAAAAAAATAAGCAAAGTCTTACAAAGACAGCAAGTTTTAAAACTAGAAAACAAGAAGCTAAAAGACGCTTTACAACAATCTCAATCCAAGTTAGCAGCTAAAGATTTAGAGCTAGACACTTGGGAAGAAAAATACAATACTCTTAAAATGGCAAATACCATACTAGGCAGTGATAATGATAAACGAGAAACAAAGCTCAAAATAAATGCACTAATTAGAGAAATTGACCATTGTATAAGTCAACTATCTAGTTAAAATATAATTAATGGCAGAGACACTAAAAATAAAGTTATCTATAGCAAATAGAGTGTACCCATTAACTATTACACCTAGTCAAGAAGAAGGATTGCGTCTAGCAGCAAAGAAGATAGAGGCTATGATAAAACAGTTTGAGCAAAGCTATTCTGTTAGAGACAAACAAGATGTATTAGCCATGTGTGCATTACAATTTGCTAGTCAAGTAGAACAAAAAGCTTTAGATAAAGAATACGTATCAGAGCATGTAGAAGAAAAGTTAAGCGCTTTAAATACATTACTAGATACACATTTAAGTTTATAAAAAAACGTTCATAACACATAAAATAAGGTTACTGCCTACATTAATTATCTTTTTGAGAAACTCAACGTTAATTCTTTAAAAAGGGTGAGTTTAAATTGTAAAAGCATGCTGCTAATACGTTAAGTATTTGGGCAGATCCTTGATCAATTTGTTAGCCCTAAACTTGTTTTTAAGGAGTTTTTTTCAAAACCCAATTAATGTAGGCTTTTTTATATATATTAATTAATCAACAATGGATAATACAATTTTAATAATTGCAGGAATAGCTATTGGCGCATTAATAGGTTTTATTATTGCAAAAGTTTTAGAAAGAAACAACGCATCAAAACTTATTAAAAGTGCAAAAAAATCGGCAGCAGCTATAGTAAAAGAAGCAAATGCCGAAGGAGAAAGCATAAAAAAAGACAAAATATTACAGGCTAAAGAAAAGTTTTTAGAACTAAAAGCAGAGCATGAAAAAGTAATTTTGTCAAGAGACAAAAAAATGTCTGATGCAGAGAAAAGAATTAGAGATAAAGAGTCTCAACTATCTAGCGAGCTTTCTAAAAACAAAAAATTAAACGCTCAAATAGAAGAGAAATCTGCAGATTTTGATCATCGATTAGAAGTTTTAGACAAAAAACAAGAAGAATTAGACCGACTACACAAAAGTCAAGTAGAACAATTAGAAGTAATTTCTAGTTTATCTGCAGACGAAGCAAAAGCACAATTAGTAGAGTCTTTAAAAGGCGAAGCAAAAAGCGACGCTATGGCTTATATCCAAGATAAAATGGAAGAAGCTAAGTTAACAGCACAACAAGAGGCCAAAAAGATTATAATAAATACTATACAACGTATAGGAACAGAAGAAGCTGTAGATAACTGTGTATCTGTATTTAATATAGAAAGCGATGATGTAAAAGGACGCATTATTGGTCGTGAAGGTAGAAATATTAGAGCGATAGAAGCAGCTACAGGAGTAGAAATTATTGTAGACGATACACCAGAAGCAATCATTTTATCTTGTTTTGATTCGGTTAGAAGAGAAATCGCTAGATTATCTTTACATAAGTTAGTAACAGACGGACGTATACATCCTGCTAGAATTGAAGAAGTTGTAAAGAAAACACAAAAGCAGATAGAGCAGGAGATAATTGAAGTAGGTAAAAGAACCGTTATAGATTTAGGAATTCATGGATTACATCCAGAGTTAATAAAAATGGTAGGACGAATGAAATATCGTTCTTCTTACGGGCAAAACCTTTTACAACACTCTCGTGAAGTTGCAAAACTTTGTGGTGTTATGGCTGCAGAACTTGGATTAAACCCAAAATTAGCTAAAAGAGCTGGACTTTTACATGATATTGGTAAAGTGCCAGATGCAGAAGTAGATATGGAAACACCTCATGCTATTTTGGGTATGCAATGGGCAGAAAAATATGGAGAGAAACCAGATGTTTGTAATGCAATTGGAGCCCATCATGATGAAATAGAAATGAAGTCTTTACTTTCTCCAATAATTCAAGTATGTGATGCAATTTCTGGTGCAAGACCAGGCGCACGTAGACAAGTACTAGACAGTTACATCCAAAGATTAAAAGATTTAGAAGAAATTGCTTTTGGTTTTAGTGGTGTTAAAAAAGCTTACGCTATCCAAGCGGGAAGAGAATTACGTGTTATTGTAGAAAGTGAAAAAGTTAGCGATCAAAATGCTGCAGATCTTTCTTTTAATATATCACAGAAGATACAAACGGATATGACTTATCCTGGTCAAGTTAAAGTTACTGTAATTAGAGAAACAAGAGCGATAAATATTGCTAAATAATTACAGTTAATAATTATAAATAAAAAAATCCAGTTTAGTACTGGATTTTTTTATTGGGTAATGTTATTATAAAAGTTGTTCCTTCATCAACAACGCTTTCTACTTCTATAGTACCGCCATATGCTTCAATTTGGTTTTTTACAAGATATAAACCAACACCTTCAGCATCTGGATTGTTATGAAACGTTTTGTATAGCTCAAACATATGCTTGCCAAACTTATTTAAATCTATACCAATACCATTATCTTTTATTGTGATAACAGTTCTATCTGGTAAACAATCTGAAGCTATTAAGATTTCTGGTATTCTATTTGGATGTTTGTACTTTAATCCATTAGTTATTAAATTCTGAAATATACTATATAAATAAGAACGATTTACAGTTAAATGACAACTATCTTTTACATACACATCTATGACAGCTTCTTTCTCAGAAATCAAATATTCTAAATCTTTTAAAACGCTTTTTATAGTTGATCTAAGGTTTGTTTTTTCAATATCTAGATCAGGCTTAGATTGTACCGAAACTATTTCACTTAGATTATTTATAGTTTTTGATAACGATTTTGAAAGCGTTTTCATGTAATTAAGCATTTCTAGCTTTTCATTTTCACTATCAGCTTCATCATAAAACTCTAATAAACTTTCAAAATTTCCTGCATGTTGTTTTAGATTATGAGTAACAATGTGAGCAAAATTTTGAAGTTTTATGTTCTTTTTACTTACAAGGTCTAAGGTTTCTTTTACCTTTTGTTCATTATTTGCATAATCTGTTATATCTACGTGTGTACCTAGTACTCTTGTAGCTTCACCAAATTTATTTTTTTCAATGTATCTACCTCTATCTAAAACCCATCTATAACTACCATCTTTGTGTAGTACACGATGTTTGTTTTCGTAAATAGGTTTTAAACCATTAACATGATCTTTAAAATCTTGGAAATATTTTTCTCTATCTTCTGGATGTACACGATCATTCCAATCGTTAATATTTTGGCCAAAAGTATCGTCATCTTCGAAGCCTATTATAGCTTTGGATGGTCTAGAAAAGTAAACTTGATTGGTTGCTGCGTTAAAGTCCCAAATACCTACTTTAGAAATTTCTAGAGCAAGTTGCCACTTTACATCTTCAAAATGATTGGTTTCGGAATCTTGCAGAATACCCTTTAATAACTCAGACATAACATAATTTGTTAGGTTACTATCAAGCTCAGTTTAGGGATTCAAATATGTACAAACATAAATATAATTCGTTAACAATCAAAATTTTCAGTTTTAAAACACATTATTTTCTTGGGTGAAAGTTGTTAATAACTTGTGTTAAATGACTTCGGTCTAAATGTGTATAAATTTCGGTAGTTGTTATGCTTTCATGACCAAGCATAAGCTGTATCGCGCGTAAATCTGCGCCATTTTCTAGAAGATGTGTTGCAAAACTATGTCTAAAAGTATGAGGTGAAATGGATTTGTTAAGATTAATTTTTACTGCTAGGTTTTTTACAATTGTAAAAATCATTGCTCTTGTTAATTGGTTGCCTCTTCTGTTTAAAAATAATATATCCTGATCTTTTGGGTTTATCTTAGTATGTATTCTAATTTGATCTTTGTAAATGTTTATGTATTTTTTTGTGTCGTCTACAATTGGTACAAATCTTTGTTTATCACCTTTACCTGTTACATTAATAAACCCTTCTTCAAAAAATAAATCAGAAATTTTTAAGTTGATTAGCTCAGATACACGCAAGCCACAACTATATAAAAGTTCTATTATTGCGCGATTTCTTTCTCCTTGTGGATGGCTTAAATCAATAGCATCTATCAATTTATTGATTTCAACTTCACTTAAAGTATCAGGTATTTTTCTCCCAATTTTAGGCGAATCTATTGTATCTAAAGGATTAGTTTCTCTTAAATTTTCAAAAACTAAATAGTTAAAAAAACCTTTTAATCCAGAAATTAATCTTGATTGTGATCTTGCATTTAATTGTTTTGCAGAAGAATATATAAAATCTTTAATTTCAGTTTTACTTATTGTAATAGGCGTAACAGTTAGATGGTTATCTTCTATGTAGTTTTTAAGTTTATAAATATCTAAAGCATAACTATTAATTGTATTGTCGGACAAACCTCTCTCTAGTTTAAGGTAATTCCTATAATTATTAGATGCTTGTTGCCAATTCATTTGTTTAAGTTATTGATATTTAAAATCTTAAACATAAATTTTTAAGATTTCAT from Mesoflavibacter profundi includes:
- a CDS encoding cysteine desulfurase family protein, with product MKTVYFDNAATTKVLPQVVDEMAKVLNETFGNPSSTHSYGRNAKAIIEQARKSIAKQLNVSSSEIIFTSGGTEADNLVLQSAVRDLGVRTIITTKIEHHAVLNTVNYLQKTFEVKVIYLNLDENGQINYTQLSQLLESKSNVLVSLMHINNEIGTILDLKKVADLCQANYALFHSDTVQSIGHYNLDLQDIKVDFIAASAHKFHGPKGVGFAFVRKNSGLKSIIFGGEQERGYRAGTEAIHNIVALNKAFTLAYSNLEHDSDYITQLKTYFKEQLLINFPDVEFNGESGNLGSSTYTILNVRLPFPPEKTSMIQFQLDLKGIACSRGSACQSGSTKKSHVLSELLTNEELEKPSLRFSLSKFNTKAEVDYVIETLKSI
- a CDS encoding TonB-dependent receptor; the encoded protein is MKKLKLTSCLLLILAPILLLAQNATINGVILDQYNQPIDAVNIKGENFGTQTNSNGFFSLKIPANTDVTIIFSHVSHKNIEATFNLKKGEILEFNPVMKVDAVQISTVVINSKKRKDVEGIVTIEPKVLLKIPGAQAGVENLLKTLPGVSSNNELSTQYSVRGGNYDENLVYVNGIEVYRPFLIRSGQQEGLSFVNSDLVSNIEFSAGGFQAKYGDKLSSVLDITYKKPTDFGVSANLSLLGGSLAVETASTDNKFSGIIGLRYRDNSLLVDAKETETNFNPTFADLQSYFSYRVSDKLELSFLGNASLNKYDYIPLTRQTNFGTLDNPLALIVQYQGQEKDNYITLFGALSAAYKVNQDLDLALVTSTYHTTEEEYFDILAQYALGEVNGNIGDENFGEVEFAEGIGSQLNHGRNDLDALISTIEAKGLYTKNEHEVRFSVKYTNEDIRDRLVEWEVIDSAGFSINPPSSDAFNEQPYHPYEGPLEAYQNVRARNNTTINRLQAYVQWSKRSTLGEHDVWYNAGVRSHSWTVNDQATSTSVSQSVFSPRAQFAIKPNWDKDMLFRISGGLYYQPPFYRELRDRNGNVQANVKAQKSFHLVIGNDYSFSLWDRPFKLTSEAYYKKLTDVNPYTLENVRIRYRANNNAEAFAYGLDLRLNGEFVPGTESWFSFGYLKTEENINNRGYIARPTDQRLKFAALFQDYVPNIPSMKMYLNLVYNTGLPGGSPSYADPYVYQNRLPDYKRADVGLQFVLVDKNKQFNSGWKKHFKDLSLGFEIFNVFNVQNSITNTWVRDVYSKRQYAIPNYLTPRVFNIRTTMRF
- a CDS encoding M23 family metallopeptidase — encoded protein: MRYFSFILLLFSVFSQSQNIYPQDYFIQPLEDELILAGTFGELRSNHFHSGLDLKTKQREGLKVFAAASGYVSRIKIAHYGYGKALYITHPNGYTTVYAHLQRFSDKIEAFIKQKQYAEESFEVEVFPTNQNLIITKGEVIAYSGNTGSSGGPHLHFEIRDNQERPINPLLFGLKVRDTKKPIVKSIYAYPIGENSHVNKSSLKQKLRLIPLQNGNYKVEDINAFGKIGIAVNTIDRQDLAANKNGVYNISSTINGMQNFNINFKRFSFAETKHLNRLIDYAHYSEDKERLQKLFLDTNNPLSMYDNLVDDGYLIINDTISNVYKINIEDFEGNSTLIELNINGDSIEHIEKQEKFTSPYYINRDEALSFEKNKISVNFPKHTFYDNFYLDFEVTSDTVKVHENNKAANKYFTINYDVSNYTEDDLKQLYIARLVGWNNFPSYSTTKRKENTLYTTTKNLGTYCLARDTVAPTIIPVNFNDGKWMSKYRFLKLKIDDKETGISNYRATVNGKWILMEYDYKTKMLVHDFKDNIVKETNNNLKVIVTDNVGNSTIFEATFHRK
- a CDS encoding cell division protein ZapA encodes the protein MAETLKIKLSIANRVYPLTITPSQEEGLRLAAKKIEAMIKQFEQSYSVRDKQDVLAMCALQFASQVEQKALDKEYVSEHVEEKLSALNTLLDTHLSL
- the rny gene encoding ribonuclease Y, whose product is MDNTILIIAGIAIGALIGFIIAKVLERNNASKLIKSAKKSAAAIVKEANAEGESIKKDKILQAKEKFLELKAEHEKVILSRDKKMSDAEKRIRDKESQLSSELSKNKKLNAQIEEKSADFDHRLEVLDKKQEELDRLHKSQVEQLEVISSLSADEAKAQLVESLKGEAKSDAMAYIQDKMEEAKLTAQQEAKKIIINTIQRIGTEEAVDNCVSVFNIESDDVKGRIIGREGRNIRAIEAATGVEIIVDDTPEAIILSCFDSVRREIARLSLHKLVTDGRIHPARIEEVVKKTQKQIEQEIIEVGKRTVIDLGIHGLHPELIKMVGRMKYRSSYGQNLLQHSREVAKLCGVMAAELGLNPKLAKRAGLLHDIGKVPDAEVDMETPHAILGMQWAEKYGEKPDVCNAIGAHHDEIEMKSLLSPIIQVCDAISGARPGARRQVLDSYIQRLKDLEEIAFGFSGVKKAYAIQAGRELRVIVESEKVSDQNAADLSFNISQKIQTDMTYPGQVKVTVIRETRAINIAK
- a CDS encoding sensor histidine kinase, which gives rise to MSELLKGILQDSETNHFEDVKWQLALEISKVGIWDFNAATNQVYFSRPSKAIIGFEDDDTFGQNINDWNDRVHPEDREKYFQDFKDHVNGLKPIYENKHRVLHKDGSYRWVLDRGRYIEKNKFGEATRVLGTHVDITDYANNEQKVKETLDLVSKKNIKLQNFAHIVTHNLKQHAGNFESLLEFYDEADSENEKLEMLNYMKTLSKSLSKTINNLSEIVSVQSKPDLDIEKTNLRSTIKSVLKDLEYLISEKEAVIDVYVKDSCHLTVNRSYLYSIFQNLITNGLKYKHPNRIPEILIASDCLPDRTVITIKDNGIGIDLNKFGKHMFELYKTFHNNPDAEGVGLYLVKNQIEAYGGTIEVESVVDEGTTFIITLPNKKIQY
- the xerD gene encoding site-specific tyrosine recombinase XerD, encoding MNWQQASNNYRNYLKLERGLSDNTINSYALDIYKLKNYIEDNHLTVTPITISKTEIKDFIYSSAKQLNARSQSRLISGLKGFFNYLVFENLRETNPLDTIDSPKIGRKIPDTLSEVEINKLIDAIDLSHPQGERNRAIIELLYSCGLRVSELINLKISDLFFEEGFINVTGKGDKQRFVPIVDDTKKYINIYKDQIRIHTKINPKDQDILFLNRRGNQLTRAMIFTIVKNLAVKINLNKSISPHTFRHSFATHLLENGADLRAIQLMLGHESITTTEIYTHLDRSHLTQVINNFHPRK